A portion of the Bifidobacterium bifidum ATCC 29521 = JCM 1255 = DSM 20456 genome contains these proteins:
- a CDS encoding DUF3990 domain-containing protein: MRLYHGSDVTIEKPDAIHSRKNLDFGSGFYATSYPKQAERWALRRSLRSHGKALVNVYEFDETANLHILRFNENDAEWVRFVCNCRRGGQPPLGTDLIIGGVADDKVYAAIDMYMRELWDMERTLQALAFYERNDQYCFLTPRSIAALRYVETYEVEQ, encoded by the coding sequence ATGAGGCTGTACCACGGTTCCGACGTCACAATCGAAAAGCCCGACGCCATCCACTCACGCAAGAACCTCGATTTCGGCTCGGGGTTCTACGCCACCAGTTATCCGAAGCAGGCGGAACGCTGGGCCTTGCGACGTTCATTGCGCTCGCATGGCAAAGCGCTGGTCAACGTGTACGAATTCGACGAAACGGCGAATCTCCATATTCTGCGTTTCAACGAGAACGACGCCGAATGGGTTCGATTCGTATGCAACTGTCGTCGGGGCGGACAGCCTCCCCTGGGAACTGACCTCATCATCGGAGGCGTTGCGGATGACAAGGTCTACGCGGCCATAGACATGTACATGCGTGAGCTATGGGACATGGAACGCACCCTGCAGGCCCTAGCCTTCTACGAACGAAACGACCAGTACTGCTTCCTCACACCCCGGTCGATCGCAGCCCTGCGATACGTCGAGACCTACGAGGTGGAACAATGA
- a CDS encoding alpha/beta hydrolase: MQHFTQVIDGIDGSRAELVGYVIDNSPEMDPDRRRPAILIIPGGGYAIGSDRESEPVALQFLAAGYQAFVLKYSCVPSRYPVALLEMAEAMSMIREHADEWHVDAGRVAAIGFSAGGHLAANLTTVSSDAELRDAGYDPAAVRPDALLLCYPVITSGRFAHRGSFDNLLGDGKDDASLLELLSIEKHVDATMPPVFIWHTITDQAVPVENSLLMIQACRDAGVSIEAHLFPQGGHGLSLATVDTARAGSPGEGDLNNVVPAVQIWPRLAFDWLRRTFDVR; the protein is encoded by the coding sequence ATGCAGCATTTCACCCAGGTCATCGACGGCATCGACGGCTCGCGGGCCGAACTCGTCGGCTATGTGATCGACAACAGCCCGGAGATGGATCCGGACCGGCGCCGGCCGGCGATCCTGATCATTCCCGGCGGCGGGTACGCTATCGGATCCGACCGTGAATCCGAACCGGTCGCGCTGCAATTCCTCGCGGCCGGCTATCAGGCGTTCGTACTGAAATACTCCTGCGTGCCAAGCCGGTACCCGGTGGCGTTGCTGGAGATGGCCGAAGCGATGTCGATGATTCGCGAGCATGCCGACGAATGGCATGTGGATGCCGGGCGCGTGGCGGCCATCGGGTTTTCGGCCGGTGGTCATCTCGCCGCGAACCTGACGACGGTTTCCAGCGATGCCGAGCTGCGCGACGCCGGATATGATCCGGCTGCCGTGCGCCCGGACGCGCTGCTGTTGTGCTATCCGGTAATCACGTCTGGCCGGTTCGCGCACCGCGGCAGTTTCGACAACCTGCTGGGTGACGGCAAAGACGATGCGTCGCTGCTGGAGCTGCTGTCGATCGAGAAGCATGTCGACGCGACCATGCCGCCGGTGTTCATCTGGCACACCATCACCGATCAGGCCGTTCCTGTGGAGAATTCACTGTTGATGATCCAGGCGTGCCGTGACGCCGGGGTCAGTATCGAGGCGCACCTGTTCCCGCAGGGCGGGCATGGACTGTCGCTCGCCACCGTGGACACCGCGCGTGCCGGCTCGCCGGGCGAGGGTGACCTCAACAACGTCGTGCCGGCAGTGCAGATCTGGCCGCGGCTCGCCTTCGACTGGCTCCGCCGCACGTTCGACGTGAGGTAA
- a CDS encoding MFS transporter, with translation MLGLYIGAFLGMLSETSMNIALPDLMDEFSVPSGTAQWMVVGYMLAVGVALPCVGFLLKWVKAKTLVMVASTDR, from the coding sequence ATGCTGGGACTGTACATCGGCGCGTTCCTGGGCATGCTGTCGGAAACGTCGATGAACATCGCGCTGCCCGATCTGATGGACGAGTTCTCCGTGCCATCCGGCACCGCCCAATGGATGGTCGTCGGCTATATGCTGGCCGTCGGCGTGGCGCTGCCGTGCGTCGGCTTCCTGCTCAAATGGGTCAAGGCCAAGACGCTGGTCATGGTGGCGTCAACTGACCGTTAG
- a CDS encoding ATP-binding cassette domain-containing protein, with amino-acid sequence MIPALTLTNIVFTYPGTSEPLLDGIDVTFARGWTAVLGDNGIGKTTLAKLAIGRLSPDAGRISPTPNRLHTGYCPQNTDETPENLEDFACDWSPQAMEIRRELGIGDDWPWRPGTLSDGEAKRLQIACALATDPDVLVLDEPTNHVDRPTRERIIAALRSYDGIGILVSHDVALIDAAASSCALFERDHVRGRNITVVRVRPGNYSAASMDAQRERAAAAGMARNARRESTRIDAVKEQRRRAATSEIAGAAKAHRLVNPKDHDARSRIKKNHNPSRLGPASARIDAQATAARERAAAVVTATKRYDGDIWMDAESSNRRELVRLEPQIIPYAPQSPDGVGAAAISETAGLKIPMLTVGPHDRIGISGPNGTGKTTLVRTLLRTIAMREQYSGIPLPRLTITQNTTDQDAREAMRRLTALTPTDRGDVLSAFAQLNVDPSRLLAGGNPSPGELRKLLLCLGLRDHPHLIVMDEPTNHLDLHSIQALAHALAGYPGALLLVSHDEGFLECAASIRWTLHSDALGGAQLTVS; translated from the coding sequence CACTTTCGCACGCGGATGGACCGCCGTGCTCGGCGACAACGGCATCGGCAAGACGACGCTGGCCAAGCTCGCGATCGGCCGGCTCTCGCCAGATGCCGGGCGCATATCGCCGACTCCGAACCGCCTGCATACCGGTTACTGCCCGCAGAACACCGACGAAACACCGGAGAATCTGGAGGACTTCGCCTGCGACTGGTCACCGCAAGCCATGGAGATACGCCGTGAACTGGGCATCGGCGACGACTGGCCTTGGCGGCCCGGCACCCTGTCGGACGGCGAGGCGAAACGCCTGCAGATCGCATGTGCGTTGGCGACCGATCCCGACGTGCTGGTGCTGGACGAGCCGACGAACCACGTAGACCGGCCGACCCGCGAGCGCATCATCGCGGCATTGCGCTCGTATGACGGCATCGGCATCCTCGTCTCGCACGACGTGGCCTTGATTGACGCGGCGGCGAGCAGCTGCGCGTTGTTCGAACGAGATCATGTGCGCGGTCGTAACATCACCGTGGTGCGCGTGCGGCCGGGAAACTACTCCGCGGCATCCATGGATGCGCAACGGGAGCGGGCGGCGGCGGCAGGCATGGCGCGCAACGCCCGGCGCGAATCCACGCGCATCGACGCGGTCAAGGAGCAGCGCCGACGGGCGGCGACGAGCGAGATAGCCGGCGCGGCCAAAGCGCACCGGCTCGTGAATCCGAAAGACCATGACGCGCGCAGTCGCATCAAGAAAAACCATAACCCCAGCCGGCTCGGCCCCGCGAGCGCCCGCATCGACGCACAGGCGACCGCCGCCCGGGAACGGGCCGCAGCCGTCGTCACCGCCACGAAGCGCTATGACGGAGACATCTGGATGGATGCCGAATCAAGCAACCGACGGGAGCTTGTGCGGCTGGAGCCCCAGATCATCCCGTACGCGCCGCAATCGCCGGATGGAGTCGGCGCGGCAGCGATATCGGAGACAGCGGGCCTGAAGATACCGATGCTGACCGTCGGACCGCATGACCGGATCGGCATCAGCGGGCCGAACGGCACCGGCAAGACCACGCTGGTCCGCACGCTGCTGCGCACGATCGCGATGCGGGAGCAGTATTCCGGCATCCCGCTCCCCCGGCTGACGATCACGCAGAACACGACGGATCAGGATGCCCGGGAGGCGATGCGCCGGCTCACGGCGTTGACGCCCACCGACCGCGGTGATGTATTGTCGGCATTCGCGCAGCTCAACGTCGACCCAAGCCGCCTCCTCGCCGGTGGCAACCCGTCGCCGGGCGAATTGCGCAAGCTGCTGCTGTGCTTGGGATTGCGAGATCACCCGCATCTGATCGTGATGGACGAGCCGACCAACCATCTGGATCTGCATTCGATTCAGGCGCTGGCCCACGCGCTGGCCGGATACCCCGGCGCGCTGCTGCTCGTCTCTCACGACGAGGGATTCCTGGAGTGCGCAGCATCCATCCGCTGGACGCTGCATTCGGACGCCCTCGGCGGCGCGCAACTAACGGTCAGTTGA
- a CDS encoding DUF3791 domain-containing protein has translation MTKLERSQIDFSTFMLYRLAEHWGKSVPDTYRILDKANAIDGYLVPCYDMLHTLGSEYLVNDLTDYVREQGICI, from the coding sequence ATGACGAAGCTCGAACGCAGCCAGATCGATTTCTCCACGTTTATGCTGTATCGGCTCGCCGAGCATTGGGGCAAGTCCGTGCCCGACACCTATCGCATTCTCGATAAGGCCAACGCTATCGACGGCTACCTTGTCCCCTGCTACGACATGCTGCACACACTCGGCAGCGAATACCTCGTCAACGACCTGACGGACTACGTGCGCGAGCAGGGAATCTGCATATGA
- a CDS encoding YdcF family protein translates to MWEKQGKTGVFVASGGQGSDEVVSEAESMRRYLTESRHVPADAVLMEDRSTTTMENLRFSKEIMDARSGVQSVPGRRGLAYRCALVASDYHVFRASEYAHHIGLKADGGGSHTRGYYWPTAFIREFIAVTKAHLWPYCALARPGIDRLPCATGLYRALGRDTPMVE, encoded by the coding sequence TTGTGGGAGAAGCAGGGCAAGACGGGCGTGTTCGTCGCCTCCGGCGGACAGGGGAGCGACGAAGTGGTGTCCGAAGCCGAATCGATGCGGCGGTACCTGACGGAAAGCCGCCATGTTCCCGCCGACGCGGTGCTCATGGAGGACCGTTCCACCACGACCATGGAGAATCTTCGTTTTTCGAAGGAGATCATGGATGCGCGCAGCGGCGTGCAATCGGTCCCCGGGCGCCGGGGCCTCGCCTACCGTTGCGCGCTGGTCGCCAGCGATTACCATGTGTTCCGAGCCAGCGAATACGCGCATCATATCGGGCTGAAGGCGGATGGGGGCGGCAGCCATACGCGTGGCTACTACTGGCCCACGGCGTTCATCCGGGAGTTCATAGCCGTTACCAAGGCGCATTTGTGGCCGTACTGTGCGCTCGCCCGGCCGGGCATTGACCGGTTGCCGTGTGCGACCGGTCTTTATCGGGCGCTTGGCCGCGACACGCCCATGGTCGAGTAG
- a CDS encoding pyridoxamine 5'-phosphate oxidase family protein, with protein MAMTGLDEARPTRRNNERTVAGCHRMMRRADREVTDCEQIEGIIAACRIVHVGYADAEGLTIVPLNFGYEWQRREGAGTGDELAGLTLYIHSASIGRKLDAIRAAGNALDVAFSMETDCEVIAGRTPCNWGEAFKSVIGNGVASVIDDLDECRKGLRLLMGQQAGMPDIEFTDQQVRSVTVWKIEVRHLTAKIHAKPEPRNARRQAAGE; from the coding sequence ATGGCGATGACGGGACTGGATGAAGCGCGTCCGACGCGACGCAATAACGAGCGCACGGTCGCAGGGTGCCATCGCATGATGCGCCGCGCCGATCGCGAGGTGACCGATTGCGAACAGATCGAGGGAATCATCGCCGCATGCCGTATCGTGCATGTGGGCTATGCGGATGCCGAGGGACTGACGATCGTGCCGCTGAATTTCGGATACGAATGGCAGCGGCGCGAGGGAGCCGGCACCGGCGACGAACTGGCCGGATTGACCCTGTACATCCACTCGGCGTCGATCGGCCGCAAACTCGACGCGATCCGGGCTGCGGGAAACGCGTTGGATGTGGCGTTCTCGATGGAGACTGATTGTGAGGTCATCGCCGGCCGCACCCCGTGCAACTGGGGCGAGGCGTTCAAGTCGGTGATCGGCAACGGCGTGGCCAGCGTGATCGACGACCTGGACGAGTGCCGCAAAGGGCTGCGGCTGCTGATGGGGCAGCAGGCGGGCATGCCGGATATCGAGTTCACCGATCAGCAGGTGCGCAGCGTCACGGTATGGAAGATCGAAGTGCGCCATCTCACCGCGAAGATCCACGCCAAGCCTGAGCCGCGGAACGCGCGGCGTCAAGCTGCCGGTGAGTGA
- the pcp gene encoding pyroglutamyl-peptidase I, whose product MSKILVTGFDPFGGEPVNPAFEAVKLLPESIAGVSVVKLEIPTVFTRSAMVVEEAIEREKPDYVLCIGQAGGRSAVTVEKVAINLAEARIPDNDGEQPFDTPLREDGDTAYFATLPVKTMVKRINASGIPALMSYTAGTYVCNSIMYNVLYLLDRRFPGVKGGFIHVPYATAQGVGKPNGTPTMEIATMAKAIEAAIEAAVSVDEDATDIMGETH is encoded by the coding sequence ATGAGCAAGATCCTGGTCACCGGATTCGATCCGTTCGGCGGCGAGCCGGTCAATCCCGCATTCGAAGCGGTCAAGCTGCTGCCCGAGTCCATCGCGGGCGTGAGCGTCGTCAAATTGGAGATTCCGACCGTGTTCACGCGCAGCGCCATGGTGGTCGAGGAGGCCATCGAACGCGAGAAGCCCGATTACGTGCTGTGCATCGGTCAGGCCGGAGGCCGTTCGGCCGTGACCGTGGAGAAGGTCGCGATCAATCTGGCCGAAGCCCGCATCCCCGACAACGACGGCGAGCAGCCATTCGACACCCCGCTGCGCGAGGACGGCGACACCGCGTATTTCGCCACGCTGCCGGTCAAGACCATGGTCAAGCGCATCAACGCGAGCGGCATCCCGGCGCTCATGTCGTACACGGCTGGCACCTACGTGTGCAACAGCATCATGTACAACGTGCTGTACCTGCTCGACCGCAGGTTCCCCGGAGTCAAGGGCGGCTTCATCCACGTGCCGTACGCGACCGCGCAGGGCGTGGGCAAGCCGAACGGCACGCCCACCATGGAAATCGCGACAATGGCCAAGGCCATCGAGGCCGCGATCGAAGCCGCAGTGAGCGTCGATGAGGATGCCACCGACATCATGGGCGAAACCCACTAA